One genomic window of Arthrobacter caoxuetaonis includes the following:
- a CDS encoding bifunctional lysylphosphatidylglycerol flippase/synthetase MprF produces MQHGSARRTAGRYLRWPADGLRGALAKSPVTLVFLTLFWFLGILTSSILRGPENPLLGWVSVSVHTLPGHWPALVLSALWANGLAGYIGGTVLALVVGLPAERLLGSLRFLAAAAGTQVTGALAGIGFAAALRGAFENWGRELSTDTFLGPVAVFCGVAAAASAGVGTLWRRRVRLLLFTLLVVLALYSGALRDVVALAAALAGGLWGPYLFGRRPHLPRSLVSSRREARVLVALAVVATAVGPVIAALNVRAVGPLAVLAYLFTNAETLDPVALTTICADPGMQAECRTAKLEQSAGLAGFFLAVLPQVLLVVFAAGLRRGRRSAWIGALVLQGLMTLTAAVHTGFFLAGHTGGVYGVDGRVQPLALVLPMLLPLLIFVLLAATGRRLFAVSAPPGTYRQLFLVCVTAGALLAALWVAGGLVLRTGFTPQASLPTLLADLPLRFLPVFEIISAPPQLLPESVPAIILYEGVGVAFWALTCVLLLRSFLEPAYSRFAADEERARGLLASSGGSTMAWMTLWSGNSYWFSPTGRSYVAYRLNSGVALTVGDPVGPAEELNRSVEGFAAYCTDAGVTACFYSVNEATRDAAAGLGHTDLQVAEETLLPLGSLEFRGRRFQDVRTAFNRARKAGIRAEWSTYRTAPLSVLDQINAISEEWVADKNMPEMGFTLGGIEELDDDGVRLLLAVDQDRTVHGVTSWLPIYRDGQIIGWTLDFMRRRAQGFPVAMDFLIASAALSLQDEGCRLLSLSGAPLARNEASSPAASGAGTAAGTGADTAGRRTAATPPALEWLMDRLGATLEPVYGFRSLLAYKAKFQPQYVPLYMTYLDSASLPAIANALARAYLPHVSMGQTLTIARRIIGPQR; encoded by the coding sequence ATGCAGCACGGTTCTGCCCGGCGGACGGCGGGACGCTATCTCCGCTGGCCTGCGGACGGCCTGCGCGGCGCCCTGGCGAAGTCGCCGGTGACCCTCGTCTTCCTCACCCTGTTCTGGTTCCTGGGCATCCTGACCTCTTCAATCCTGCGGGGTCCGGAAAATCCCCTGCTTGGGTGGGTGAGCGTGTCAGTCCATACGCTGCCCGGCCACTGGCCTGCACTGGTGCTCTCGGCCCTGTGGGCCAACGGACTGGCCGGGTACATCGGCGGGACGGTCCTGGCCCTGGTGGTGGGCCTTCCGGCGGAACGGCTGCTGGGAAGCCTGCGCTTCCTGGCCGCAGCAGCGGGAACACAGGTGACCGGCGCGTTGGCCGGCATTGGCTTTGCGGCCGCCCTGCGGGGCGCCTTTGAGAACTGGGGACGTGAGCTCAGCACGGATACCTTCCTGGGGCCGGTGGCGGTGTTCTGCGGAGTCGCCGCCGCTGCTTCCGCCGGAGTTGGAACCCTCTGGCGCCGCAGGGTGAGGCTGCTCCTGTTTACCCTGCTGGTGGTGCTGGCGCTGTACTCCGGTGCACTGCGTGATGTGGTGGCCCTGGCGGCGGCACTGGCAGGCGGGCTGTGGGGACCATATCTGTTCGGGCGGCGGCCGCACTTGCCCCGGAGCCTGGTTTCCAGCCGCCGCGAGGCCCGGGTGCTGGTGGCCCTGGCCGTGGTGGCTACCGCAGTGGGGCCGGTCATCGCCGCCCTGAACGTTCGCGCCGTCGGACCCCTGGCCGTCCTGGCCTACCTGTTCACCAACGCCGAGACGCTGGATCCGGTGGCACTCACCACCATCTGTGCCGATCCGGGCATGCAGGCGGAATGCCGGACTGCCAAGTTGGAGCAGAGCGCCGGACTGGCGGGCTTTTTCCTCGCTGTACTGCCGCAGGTACTGCTCGTCGTCTTCGCCGCCGGACTTCGTCGCGGGCGCAGGTCCGCCTGGATCGGTGCGCTGGTCCTGCAGGGGCTCATGACCCTGACCGCGGCCGTCCATACGGGTTTCTTCCTGGCAGGCCACACCGGCGGCGTGTACGGAGTGGACGGACGCGTGCAGCCCCTGGCGCTGGTGCTTCCCATGCTGCTGCCGCTGCTCATCTTCGTGCTGCTGGCCGCCACCGGCCGCCGCCTGTTTGCCGTGTCAGCCCCGCCGGGCACTTACCGGCAGCTGTTCCTGGTCTGCGTCACGGCAGGGGCACTGCTTGCCGCTCTCTGGGTGGCCGGCGGGCTGGTGCTGCGCACGGGCTTCACCCCGCAGGCCAGCCTGCCAACGCTGCTGGCGGATCTGCCGCTTCGCTTCCTTCCGGTCTTCGAGATCATCTCGGCCCCGCCGCAGCTGCTTCCGGAGTCCGTTCCCGCCATCATTCTGTATGAAGGCGTGGGCGTGGCGTTCTGGGCGCTGACCTGCGTGCTGCTCCTGCGTTCGTTCCTTGAACCGGCGTACAGCCGGTTCGCTGCGGATGAGGAACGGGCCAGGGGCCTGCTGGCCTCCAGCGGCGGCAGCACCATGGCGTGGATGACTCTGTGGAGCGGGAATTCCTACTGGTTCTCCCCCACGGGCCGCTCCTATGTGGCTTACCGCCTGAATTCCGGCGTGGCCCTGACCGTGGGAGACCCCGTTGGCCCAGCGGAGGAACTGAACCGCAGCGTGGAGGGCTTCGCCGCCTACTGCACCGACGCCGGGGTGACGGCCTGCTTCTACTCAGTGAATGAAGCAACACGGGACGCGGCGGCCGGGCTGGGCCACACCGATCTGCAGGTCGCGGAGGAGACACTGCTTCCGCTGGGGTCGCTCGAGTTCCGGGGCAGGCGGTTCCAGGACGTGCGGACAGCGTTCAACCGTGCCAGGAAGGCCGGGATCCGTGCCGAGTGGAGCACTTACCGCACCGCTCCGCTGTCCGTCCTGGACCAAATCAACGCCATCTCCGAGGAGTGGGTGGCGGATAAGAACATGCCGGAAATGGGTTTCACCCTCGGCGGGATCGAAGAGCTTGACGACGACGGCGTACGGCTTCTGCTGGCCGTCGACCAGGACCGTACGGTGCACGGAGTGACCTCCTGGCTGCCAATCTACCGGGACGGGCAAATCATCGGCTGGACGCTGGATTTTATGCGCCGGCGCGCACAGGGATTTCCTGTGGCCATGGATTTCCTCATCGCTTCGGCAGCACTGTCCCTGCAGGATGAAGGCTGCCGCCTCCTGAGCCTCTCCGGTGCACCCCTGGCCCGGAACGAGGCCTCCTCCCCGGCAGCATCCGGGGCCGGAACCGCTGCCGGGACCGGGGCAGACACCGCGGGGCGGCGGACCGCTGCGACGCCTCCTGCGCTTGAGTGGTTGATGGACCGGCTGGGAGCCACCCTGGAACCGGTTTACGGTTTCCGCTCCCTGCTGGCCTACAAGGCCAAGTTCCAGCCGCAGTACGTTCCGCTCTACATGACCTACCTTGATTCCGCGTCCCTGCCGGCGATAGCGAACGCGCTGGCCCGGGCCTACCTGCCACACGTGTCCATGGGCCAGACGCTCACGATCGCCCGCAGGATCATAGGCCCGCAGCGATGA
- a CDS encoding LacI family DNA-binding transcriptional regulator: MASRVTSEDVARVAGVSRATVSYVLNGRSGQSISEATRERVLAAAQELGYSPSTAARTLRRGRSDLVLMLLPPEPLGRALAMVLDSASEYVEQAGLRLIAHRLPDGGAAAPLVRSLVPAALIVATPLNAEDLDSLQASGVPMASLQQDHADPLGADLGIGAMQVQYLSSAGHRRIGVALPAGPGYQWRADARLAAIQEACSRNGLLPPAVERIGLDPAAAAAAIDRWRQARIPVTGVCAFDDEYAFALLAGLSMLNLSAPSDLAVVGAEDIPLARLAIPPLTTVSVHARRIGVLFAQLATASLVPTDSSAGTTAEPAESLPPVTLVLRSSA, translated from the coding sequence ATGGCATCACGGGTGACGTCGGAGGACGTGGCACGGGTTGCAGGGGTCTCCCGGGCCACCGTCAGCTACGTCCTCAACGGACGTTCCGGGCAGAGCATCTCGGAGGCTACCCGAGAACGCGTCCTTGCTGCCGCACAGGAGCTGGGATACTCACCGTCGACGGCTGCACGCACGCTCCGCCGCGGGCGCAGCGACCTGGTTCTGATGCTGCTGCCGCCCGAACCCCTGGGACGTGCCCTCGCGATGGTGCTGGACAGCGCCTCGGAATATGTTGAACAGGCCGGTCTGCGCCTCATTGCGCACCGGCTGCCCGACGGAGGTGCGGCCGCCCCGCTGGTCCGCTCACTCGTTCCCGCGGCGCTGATTGTGGCGACACCCTTGAATGCCGAGGACCTGGATTCGCTGCAGGCCAGCGGTGTGCCCATGGCGTCGCTGCAGCAGGACCACGCGGATCCGCTGGGAGCGGACCTGGGGATCGGCGCCATGCAGGTGCAGTACCTGTCCTCCGCCGGACACCGCCGCATTGGCGTTGCCCTGCCGGCCGGCCCCGGCTACCAGTGGCGCGCGGACGCCCGGCTGGCGGCCATCCAGGAGGCCTGCTCCCGAAATGGTTTGCTGCCGCCTGCCGTCGAGCGGATTGGCCTTGATCCGGCGGCTGCAGCCGCGGCCATTGACCGGTGGCGCCAGGCACGCATACCCGTGACCGGGGTCTGTGCCTTTGACGATGAATACGCGTTTGCGCTGTTGGCTGGACTGTCCATGCTCAACCTGTCCGCGCCGTCGGACCTGGCTGTGGTCGGCGCAGAGGACATTCCGCTCGCCCGGCTGGCCATCCCCCCGCTGACCACCGTTAGCGTGCATGCACGCAGGATCGGGGTCCTCTTCGCGCAGTTGGCAACTGCGTCGCTGGTGCCCACCGATAGTTCCGCCGGCACCACAGCGGAACCGGCGGAGAGCCTGCCCCCCGTGACCCTGGTCCTCCGCTCTTCCGCGTAG
- a CDS encoding GTP pyrophosphokinase, which translates to MSAWDTLDDRLRPVVQASTDEYARVRPALESVTAEMEASLRAVFEDTPVKPLFIASRTKSVESFRDKASRTLPSENPDEVPSLLFPDPLRNLTDLVGVRVIMTLPHEVDEAANLIKRQRAEFDCRGDREKDIGSIESGTYGYSSRHLILRTIQNETVRKFHRLLEPAQKPNGSYLFEVQIRTVLAHAWSEIEHDIRFKAGDPRAWSPYFDRQFIATAAMLETVENEFAELHERYEAVTGFWDDEGEGAAPLTPNRIRHVWMTLLPHVNRKAGDDWGWAAELLAAHGLKTTMDLAGLLQAEAITKVRAALDHRYSPGPDRLLDDLLLWRFGKKHIDLTAEPEDAPSQPRRESLGRRYRQMQLYRAREN; encoded by the coding sequence GTGAGCGCGTGGGACACCCTGGATGACCGGCTGCGCCCGGTGGTCCAGGCCAGCACGGACGAGTATGCCCGGGTGCGCCCGGCACTGGAATCCGTGACGGCGGAAATGGAAGCCAGCCTGCGGGCCGTGTTCGAGGACACCCCGGTGAAGCCGCTGTTCATCGCTTCCCGGACCAAATCGGTGGAGTCGTTCCGGGACAAGGCCTCCCGCACGCTGCCCTCCGAGAACCCGGACGAAGTGCCGAGCCTGCTTTTCCCGGATCCGCTGCGGAACCTGACCGACTTGGTAGGCGTGCGCGTCATCATGACCCTGCCGCACGAGGTGGATGAGGCAGCGAACCTGATCAAACGCCAGCGGGCCGAGTTCGACTGCCGGGGGGACCGGGAGAAAGACATCGGCTCGATCGAGTCCGGAACCTACGGCTACTCCAGCCGGCACCTGATCCTGCGCACCATCCAGAACGAGACGGTGCGCAAGTTCCACCGCCTGCTCGAACCGGCGCAAAAACCCAACGGCAGTTACCTTTTCGAGGTGCAGATCCGCACTGTGCTCGCTCATGCGTGGTCTGAAATTGAGCACGACATCCGGTTCAAAGCCGGGGATCCGCGGGCCTGGAGCCCGTACTTCGACCGGCAGTTCATTGCCACGGCCGCCATGCTGGAGACTGTGGAGAACGAGTTCGCCGAGCTGCACGAACGCTATGAGGCGGTCACTGGTTTCTGGGACGACGAGGGTGAGGGGGCGGCGCCGCTGACTCCCAACCGGATCCGGCATGTCTGGATGACCCTGCTGCCCCATGTGAACCGCAAGGCCGGTGACGACTGGGGCTGGGCCGCGGAACTGCTGGCGGCGCATGGCCTGAAAACCACCATGGACCTGGCCGGGCTGCTCCAGGCCGAGGCCATCACCAAGGTCCGCGCGGCCTTGGACCACCGCTACTCTCCGGGACCGGACCGCCTGCTGGACGACCTTCTGCTCTGGAGGTTCGGCAAGAAGCACATCGACCTGACGGCCGAGCCGGAGGACGCTCCGTCCCAGCCGAGGCGTGAATCCCTGGGCCGGCGCTACCGGCAGATGCAGCTCTACCGCGCGCGGGAGAACTAA
- a CDS encoding alpha/beta hydrolase → MNLALTTGAVPLAAFALGVLGLCWLCAGPPRYVTRVVPLALMGALAGTVGLFVAAELLLSWWNASFPRYLYLYSAAGILAVLLVVPRWRLSRGVTARILTVLSTAAVLLGSASAANVAYGQYPTIQSLVERPGESSGEVPLRKAVPGQDTTPSTEANWTPPSDMPSEGGVYKVPIPESGSGYAAGPSLVYLPPAYLGTPHAQNLPVLLALHGQPGGPADWFAGGQLQQVMDDFAAQHHGLAPVVVIPDLSGGSNSNWSLCLDSKQGRGATYLAEDVPRWIQENLSAGLSGPRQWAAAGYSYGGTCALQLAVNFPETFPTFIDIAGENEPTIPGGMQSLLNTYFGGDAGAFAAQNALDVLKQQSFPDTAGIVVIGKDDGVYKGEGRQVYDAAQAAGMDIQLQELPGGHSWQVWKEGLAGNLDWLGHRLGILGP, encoded by the coding sequence ATGAACCTGGCGCTGACTACGGGAGCAGTCCCTCTCGCAGCCTTCGCTCTGGGAGTGCTCGGGCTGTGCTGGCTGTGCGCCGGGCCGCCGCGGTATGTCACCCGGGTGGTTCCGTTGGCGCTCATGGGCGCCCTGGCGGGAACCGTAGGGCTGTTCGTGGCCGCCGAGCTGCTGCTGTCCTGGTGGAATGCCTCGTTTCCGCGGTATCTGTACCTGTATTCCGCTGCAGGAATACTCGCTGTACTGCTTGTGGTCCCGCGCTGGCGGCTCAGCCGCGGCGTCACCGCGCGGATCCTGACGGTGCTTTCCACCGCCGCCGTGCTGCTTGGTTCGGCATCAGCCGCAAACGTTGCCTACGGGCAGTACCCCACGATCCAGTCCCTGGTGGAGCGGCCCGGAGAATCGAGCGGCGAGGTACCTCTTCGGAAAGCGGTTCCGGGGCAGGACACGACGCCAAGCACGGAAGCGAACTGGACGCCGCCGTCGGACATGCCCTCGGAGGGCGGCGTCTATAAGGTGCCGATCCCTGAGTCCGGCTCCGGGTACGCCGCCGGGCCCAGCCTGGTGTACCTGCCGCCCGCCTACCTGGGTACGCCCCACGCACAGAACCTTCCGGTGCTGCTTGCCCTGCACGGGCAGCCAGGCGGGCCTGCTGACTGGTTCGCGGGCGGCCAGCTCCAGCAGGTGATGGACGATTTCGCGGCGCAGCATCACGGGCTGGCACCCGTCGTCGTCATTCCCGATCTCTCCGGCGGATCCAACTCCAACTGGTCGCTTTGCCTTGATTCGAAACAGGGCCGCGGAGCCACTTATCTCGCTGAGGATGTGCCCCGCTGGATTCAGGAAAACCTTTCGGCCGGACTCAGCGGCCCGCGGCAGTGGGCCGCTGCGGGCTACTCCTACGGCGGAACCTGTGCCCTGCAGCTGGCCGTGAACTTTCCCGAAACCTTCCCAACGTTCATCGACATAGCCGGAGAGAACGAACCAACGATTCCCGGCGGAATGCAGTCACTGCTCAATACCTACTTTGGGGGCGACGCCGGAGCCTTCGCGGCGCAGAACGCCCTGGACGTGCTCAAACAGCAGTCCTTTCCGGATACTGCAGGAATAGTGGTCATCGGAAAGGACGACGGCGTGTACAAAGGGGAGGGCCGGCAGGTCTATGACGCAGCCCAGGCCGCGGGCATGGACATACAGCTGCAGGAACTGCCCGGCGGGCACTCCTGGCAGGTGTGGAAGGAAGGGCTCGCCGGCAACCTGGATTGGCTGGGCCACCGGCTTGGCATACTGGGACCATGA
- a CDS encoding phosphatase PAP2 family protein gives MSDAPAARLQHQVSRAAQALGKHGVLLLTLTAGLVPALLLALLAGGVYDAVAEEDGVAALDQPVLTAAQSIRSPGLDTAVTWLTNLGGTIGLPLLAAAAVAVLCRWQRSWTPLILTASAAAGSLLMTIAGKALVGRSRPALSDAVPPYEYSASFPSGHSLNSMVVTGTVAYLLFLYLDSRWARIITLVLAAGFIAAVGLSRVYLGHHWLTDVLVAWFLGLAWLAILITVHQLLHARRLRNVPAP, from the coding sequence ATGAGCGACGCCCCTGCCGCCCGGCTCCAGCACCAAGTCTCCCGTGCTGCCCAGGCGCTGGGGAAGCACGGAGTCCTGCTCCTCACCTTGACTGCCGGCCTGGTGCCGGCCCTGCTGCTGGCCCTGCTGGCGGGAGGCGTATACGACGCCGTCGCGGAGGAGGACGGTGTGGCAGCCCTGGACCAGCCGGTGCTCACTGCCGCGCAGTCCATCCGTTCGCCGGGACTGGACACCGCGGTGACCTGGCTGACCAACCTTGGCGGGACCATCGGACTGCCGCTCCTGGCCGCAGCCGCAGTGGCCGTGCTGTGCCGGTGGCAGCGCAGCTGGACTCCCCTGATCCTTACCGCCTCAGCTGCTGCGGGTTCCCTGCTGATGACCATCGCAGGCAAGGCCCTGGTGGGACGGTCCCGGCCAGCGCTTTCCGACGCCGTTCCGCCGTATGAGTACTCCGCGTCCTTTCCCAGCGGGCATTCACTGAACTCCATGGTGGTAACCGGAACGGTTGCGTATCTGCTGTTCCTCTATCTGGACTCCCGGTGGGCCAGGATCATCACGCTGGTGCTGGCCGCCGGATTCATTGCGGCCGTGGGGCTGAGCCGGGTCTACCTGGGACATCACTGGCTGACGGACGTGCTGGTGGCCTGGTTCCTGGGACTCGCCTGGCTGGCCATCCTCATAACGGTCCACCAGCTGCTGCACGCCCGCCGGCTGCGGAACGTTCCGGCGCCGTAG
- a CDS encoding alpha/beta hydrolase family protein, with protein MPQRFTYGSHPEQFGELTLPPGGQPVRGTVVIIHGGYWRSTYSLELGRPLAADLAGRGWAAMNLEYRRAGNGGGWPQTFADIGAGIDALAALPEPGGTGLSGPVIALGHSAGGQLAVWAAGRQAPRVALDAVVSQSGVLDLRRAHELGLSSGAVENFLGAGSEEDPERWQAADPVRSVPVPVPVFALHGKEDATVPLELAESYVRAAHAAGGSAELRLIPGDHFEMITPGTAGWEEVLRALDDAAEANPG; from the coding sequence ATGCCACAGCGGTTCACTTACGGCAGCCATCCTGAACAGTTCGGCGAGCTGACACTTCCGCCGGGAGGCCAGCCTGTCCGTGGAACCGTGGTCATCATCCACGGCGGATACTGGCGTTCAACGTACTCGCTGGAACTGGGCCGGCCGCTGGCCGCGGACCTGGCGGGGCGGGGATGGGCTGCCATGAACCTGGAGTACCGCCGCGCGGGAAACGGCGGCGGCTGGCCGCAGACCTTCGCTGACATTGGCGCCGGCATCGATGCGCTGGCGGCCCTTCCCGAACCCGGGGGCACCGGCCTGTCGGGACCGGTGATCGCCCTGGGGCATTCCGCCGGCGGGCAGCTGGCGGTCTGGGCGGCGGGACGGCAGGCGCCCCGGGTGGCGCTGGACGCCGTCGTCAGCCAGTCCGGGGTGCTGGATCTGCGCCGTGCCCACGAGCTGGGACTGAGCAGCGGGGCAGTGGAGAACTTCCTGGGCGCGGGCTCGGAAGAAGACCCGGAGCGCTGGCAGGCGGCCGACCCGGTCCGGTCCGTGCCGGTGCCGGTGCCGGTGTTCGCCCTGCACGGCAAGGAGGACGCAACAGTGCCCCTGGAACTGGCCGAGTCCTACGTCAGGGCTGCGCATGCGGCGGGCGGATCCGCGGAGCTGCGCCTCATTCCCGGGGACCACTTTGAGATGATCACCCCGGGAACGGCGGGCTGGGAGGAGGTGCTGCGTGCGCTCGACGACGCGGCTGAAGCGAATCCCGGCTAG
- a CDS encoding carbohydrate kinase family protein: protein MITVIGEALIDEVLSDTAPRRSHPGGSPLNVAVGVARLGRPVQFVGRYGSDAHGVLIAEHLRNNSVLTALPADDRPTSVATATLDPAGGARYTFDLEWALPGLAEKLPRLLEGTTLLHTGSIATMLSPGAHEVLAAVERAHPQATITFDPNCRPTIITDVSYAREQAEKFVRLADVVKASDEDLAWLYPDQSAQDAARAWLGMGPAVVVVTRGSRGPWGVAASGSCEVPAPAVAVADTVGAGDSFMSALIAGLMDRNYDGAARRPELRKIGVGDLEAILAYAARAAAMTVSRPGADPPRRDELF from the coding sequence GTGATCACAGTCATTGGCGAAGCCCTCATCGACGAAGTCCTCAGTGATACCGCGCCCCGCCGGTCCCACCCGGGCGGCAGTCCGCTCAACGTCGCGGTGGGAGTGGCCAGGCTGGGCCGGCCGGTGCAGTTCGTTGGCCGGTACGGCAGTGACGCCCACGGCGTGCTGATCGCCGAGCACCTGAGGAACAACTCGGTCCTCACCGCCCTGCCGGCGGATGACCGGCCCACCAGCGTTGCCACGGCGACCCTGGATCCAGCCGGCGGAGCAAGGTACACCTTCGACCTGGAGTGGGCGCTGCCCGGCCTGGCGGAGAAGCTGCCGCGGCTGCTCGAGGGAACCACGCTGCTGCACACCGGCTCTATTGCCACCATGCTCTCCCCGGGGGCGCACGAGGTGCTCGCCGCCGTCGAACGCGCGCATCCGCAGGCCACCATCACCTTTGATCCGAACTGCCGGCCGACCATCATCACTGATGTGTCATATGCGCGGGAGCAGGCGGAAAAGTTCGTCCGCCTGGCCGACGTCGTGAAGGCCTCCGACGAGGACCTCGCCTGGCTCTACCCGGACCAGTCTGCCCAGGACGCGGCCCGGGCATGGCTCGGCATGGGGCCGGCGGTGGTGGTCGTGACGCGCGGTTCCCGCGGACCCTGGGGCGTGGCTGCGTCCGGGAGCTGTGAGGTGCCGGCGCCCGCCGTCGCCGTCGCTGACACCGTTGGAGCAGGAGACTCTTTTATGTCGGCGCTGATTGCCGGGCTTATGGACCGCAATTACGACGGCGCTGCCCGCCGCCCGGAGCTGCGGAAGATAGGCGTCGGGGACCTCGAAGCCATCCTCGCCTATGCCGCACGGGCGGCAGCCATGACCGTGTCCCGTCCTGGTGCAGACCCGCCCCGGCGGGATGAGCTGTTCTAG
- a CDS encoding HAD family hydrolase, whose product MRLVASDLDGTIVGRDNRISDRTVNAFRKCADAGIKIVFVTGRPPRWLGPIRDQLGHTGTVICSNGAILYDLKAARVTWSRALGLDGMFQAAGIIRRLYPAVRFAAETVEGFHLEPGFLQDGGADLLGEVAPAPLVQSLGPGSRVVKFLARVQDVHPDEFLRTVQPEVAHLVSTTHSAPSVPLLEMSAPGLDKAVTLAEYAASLQIEAADVVAFGDMPNDLGMLGWAGRGYAMASGHPAVRAAAARTAPPFEEDGVAQVLEDLLSGR is encoded by the coding sequence ATGCGGCTGGTAGCAAGTGACCTGGACGGAACGATAGTTGGCCGGGACAACCGGATCAGTGACCGGACCGTCAACGCGTTCCGCAAGTGCGCCGACGCCGGCATCAAGATTGTCTTTGTCACCGGCCGGCCGCCGCGCTGGCTGGGCCCGATCCGCGACCAGCTGGGCCACACCGGCACGGTCATCTGTTCCAACGGGGCAATCCTCTATGACCTCAAGGCCGCGCGGGTGACGTGGTCCAGGGCCCTCGGGCTGGACGGTATGTTCCAGGCTGCAGGGATCATCCGCCGCCTTTATCCCGCCGTGCGGTTCGCCGCCGAAACCGTGGAAGGTTTCCACCTGGAGCCAGGGTTTTTACAGGACGGCGGTGCTGACCTGCTGGGGGAAGTCGCCCCCGCACCGCTGGTCCAGTCGCTGGGGCCGGGAAGCCGAGTGGTGAAGTTCCTCGCCCGGGTCCAGGACGTCCATCCGGACGAATTCCTCCGGACGGTCCAGCCCGAGGTGGCGCATCTGGTTTCCACCACCCATTCAGCCCCGTCGGTTCCGCTGCTGGAAATGTCCGCTCCCGGCCTGGACAAGGCCGTGACGCTGGCGGAGTACGCCGCTTCCCTGCAGATTGAGGCGGCGGACGTCGTCGCTTTCGGTGACATGCCCAACGATTTGGGGATGCTGGGCTGGGCCGGACGGGGTTACGCCATGGCCTCCGGACATCCTGCCGTGCGTGCTGCCGCGGCCCGCACCGCGCCGCCGTTCGAGGAGGACGGCGTAGCCCAGGTGCTTGAGGACCTGCTGAGCGGCCGGTAG
- a CDS encoding SDR family NAD(P)-dependent oxidoreductase has product MSTTPLTAGNTIEEWLNHPVGGPVLRGFLAQTGSDEASLGPAKALKLQQLVDLSQGQMPQAAVDEMVKAANGGVMPELEETALPTVPGRFENKTVIVTGAGSGIGRATASRIAREGGRVIAVDIAETKIKELAEELGDAIVPVAADLTDLDAVDRIIAAAGGQVDGLANVAGINDDFSPLHEVSDAMWQKIFAVNVDGLVRLTRAVLPGMLEARKGTIVNVTSEAGLRGSASGVAYTASKHAVVGITKSAAFMYAKEGIRINAVAPGGVATGIPMGGKTSEYGEARLTPARVMIPGLASAEDLAASITFLLSDDSVNINGAILPSDGGWSAG; this is encoded by the coding sequence ATGTCCACTACACCCCTAACAGCCGGCAACACGATCGAGGAATGGCTCAACCACCCCGTGGGCGGCCCGGTCCTGCGCGGCTTCCTGGCCCAGACCGGAAGCGACGAAGCTTCCCTCGGTCCGGCCAAGGCACTGAAGCTCCAGCAGCTCGTGGACCTGAGCCAGGGCCAGATGCCCCAGGCAGCGGTCGATGAAATGGTGAAGGCGGCCAATGGCGGCGTCATGCCGGAGCTCGAAGAGACTGCGCTTCCCACCGTTCCGGGCCGCTTCGAGAACAAGACCGTGATCGTCACCGGCGCCGGCTCCGGCATCGGCCGGGCGACCGCGTCCCGGATCGCCCGCGAAGGCGGCAGGGTGATTGCCGTGGACATCGCCGAAACGAAGATCAAGGAACTGGCCGAGGAACTTGGTGACGCCATTGTCCCGGTAGCCGCCGACCTCACGGACCTCGACGCCGTGGACCGGATCATCGCTGCTGCCGGCGGGCAGGTCGACGGCCTGGCCAACGTTGCCGGCATCAATGACGACTTCAGCCCGCTGCACGAGGTCTCCGACGCCATGTGGCAGAAGATCTTTGCCGTGAATGTGGACGGCCTGGTGCGCCTGACCCGCGCCGTGCTTCCCGGCATGCTGGAAGCCCGCAAGGGCACGATCGTGAACGTCACCTCCGAAGCAGGCCTGCGCGGTTCCGCCTCGGGTGTGGCTTACACGGCCTCCAAGCACGCCGTTGTTGGCATCACCAAGAGCGCCGCCTTCATGTATGCCAAGGAAGGCATACGCATCAACGCGGTTGCTCCGGGCGGCGTTGCCACCGGCATTCCGATGGGCGGCAAGACCTCCGAGTACGGCGAGGCCCGCCTGACGCCGGCCCGCGTGATGATTCCCGGCCTGGCCTCGGCCGAGGACCTGGCAGCCTCCATCACGTTCCTGCTCAGCGATGACTCCGTGAACATCAACGGCGC